From one Burkholderia pyrrocinia genomic stretch:
- a CDS encoding NmrA family NAD(P)-binding protein, translating into MNQAEILVSGATGRTGGIAIDELLRMGRRVRAYVRTDDDRATALRQRGVDIAVGDFTDINAIRAAMEGIRSAYFLHPIAPGIIGAAAYFAQAAKEADVKAIVNMSQISARRESKSHAAQDHWVSERVFDWSGVPTTHLRPTFFADWLVYPHFAKEIWATKKIEFPFGNGRHAPIATDDQGRVIAHVLANPEGHEGKIYALHGPVEMNHTEIATAMSEALGARIEYEPSSIEAFRIKMENLYKFPPFLTQHLVEVAQNYRDGVFAGTNDVIEKITGKPPLSVQQFVARNRAVFA; encoded by the coding sequence ATGAACCAGGCCGAAATACTTGTGAGCGGTGCAACCGGACGGACCGGAGGTATCGCTATCGACGAATTGCTCAGGATGGGCAGGCGCGTGCGCGCATATGTGCGTACAGACGACGATCGGGCAACTGCCCTGAGGCAGCGCGGAGTCGATATCGCCGTCGGAGACTTCACCGACATCAATGCCATCCGCGCAGCCATGGAAGGAATCCGATCGGCCTATTTTCTCCATCCGATCGCGCCAGGAATCATCGGGGCTGCTGCTTATTTCGCGCAGGCCGCAAAGGAGGCGGACGTCAAGGCGATCGTCAACATGTCGCAGATTTCCGCGCGCCGGGAGTCGAAAAGCCACGCGGCCCAGGATCACTGGGTTTCCGAGCGGGTCTTCGATTGGTCAGGCGTCCCGACTACACATCTCCGCCCCACGTTCTTTGCCGATTGGCTCGTCTATCCGCATTTTGCGAAGGAGATTTGGGCTACGAAAAAGATTGAATTTCCCTTTGGCAATGGCCGTCACGCACCCATCGCCACTGATGATCAGGGGCGGGTGATCGCCCATGTCCTGGCCAACCCCGAAGGTCACGAGGGCAAGATCTATGCGCTCCATGGTCCCGTCGAGATGAACCATACCGAGATCGCCACGGCGATGAGTGAGGCTCTCGGAGCCCGGATCGAATACGAGCCAAGTTCCATCGAGGCGTTTCGGATCAAGATGGAAAATCTCTACAAATTTCCGCCGTTCCTCACGCAGCATCTGGTCGAGGTTGCTCAGAACTACCGTGACGGCGTCTTCGCGGGTACCAACGATGTCATCGAGAAAATTACCGGAAAGCCGCCACTCTCGGTCCAGCAGTTCGTCGCTCGGAATCGAGCCGTATTCGCGTGA
- a CDS encoding SDR family oxidoreductase — translation MEIKNATVFITGANRGLGLAFAREARRRGATKVYAGMRNTNGFEEPGIVPVKIDVTDTASIAAAAKQAADTTLLVNNAGIAALIDGPLAADVEAQSTRMFDTNYYGVVRVTQAFEQILAAKPHAAIINVLSDIVWLPRPYLTPYAASKAAAWSYTNQLRFHLHERGIQVLGLHVGFVDTDLTNGIDVHKASPEDVVRQTYDALAAGKSEVMADEGTAVLKSTLAAEVPGYISPPEGF, via the coding sequence ATGGAAATCAAGAACGCCACCGTCTTTATCACCGGCGCCAATCGCGGCCTGGGCCTGGCTTTTGCACGAGAGGCACGTCGCCGCGGGGCGACGAAAGTGTACGCGGGCATGCGCAACACGAATGGCTTTGAAGAGCCGGGCATTGTGCCGGTCAAGATCGATGTTACGGATACGGCGTCGATCGCGGCAGCGGCGAAACAGGCGGCGGATACGACACTGCTGGTCAACAATGCGGGCATAGCCGCTCTGATCGACGGGCCTCTGGCGGCCGACGTCGAAGCGCAATCCACTCGCATGTTCGATACCAACTACTACGGCGTAGTGCGTGTCACGCAGGCCTTCGAGCAGATATTGGCGGCCAAGCCGCATGCGGCGATCATCAACGTGCTTTCCGACATCGTATGGCTTCCGCGCCCCTATCTGACGCCGTATGCGGCGTCAAAGGCAGCAGCATGGAGTTATACGAACCAGCTTCGCTTTCATCTGCATGAGCGTGGCATCCAGGTTCTGGGCCTACACGTCGGATTCGTGGATACCGACCTGACCAATGGCATTGACGTGCATAAAGCTAGCCCCGAGGATGTTGTGCGGCAGACCTATGACGCTCTCGCCGCCGGCAAGAGCGAGGTGATGGCCGACGAGGGTACAGCGGTGCTAAAGAGTACGCTAGCGGCTGAAGTGCCGGGCTACATTAGTCCGCCGGAAGGGTTTTAA
- a CDS encoding MFS transporter, with product MPQSLPAEATLVHTSASVSSLTSESGDALLFRKIAWRIVPFLFLCYVVSFLDRINIGFAQLQMKHDLGFSDAMYGLGAAVFYVGYVFCEVPSNLLLARFGARRTFTRIMLLWGIASTGMMFVSQPSHFYVLRFLLGVFEAGFFPGIVLYLTWWFPANRRAAAISVFFAGVAVAGVLGGLMSGWIMRDMSGVLGLHGWQWMFAIEGAPAILLAFAAFTFLVDRPQDAAWLTADDKARVAALCADGRGHGSAHDGRSLAAALANPRVYLFAFIYFSLTCASLTLNFWMPLMIRDFGVTDVVAVSLYTVVPNAVGAVGLILIARRSDRTGERRKHFACCTIGGGLALAALTLHLHSFAAMLACLSIAATLIFAALPIFWAVPTRYLSGNAAAAGIALISSIGITSGIVSPWVIGIIRTRTGSMDLAVYLLAALLVASGVALMLGVKGEAAQRD from the coding sequence ATGCCCCAATCGCTTCCCGCCGAAGCGACGCTCGTGCACACGAGTGCTTCGGTATCCTCATTGACGTCCGAATCCGGCGACGCGCTGCTGTTCCGCAAGATCGCGTGGCGGATCGTCCCGTTCCTGTTCCTCTGCTACGTCGTGTCGTTCCTCGACCGCATCAACATCGGCTTCGCGCAGTTGCAGATGAAGCACGATCTCGGCTTCAGCGATGCGATGTACGGCCTCGGCGCCGCGGTGTTCTACGTCGGCTACGTGTTCTGCGAAGTGCCGAGCAACCTGCTGCTCGCGCGGTTCGGCGCGAGGCGCACGTTCACGCGGATCATGCTGCTGTGGGGCATCGCGTCGACGGGGATGATGTTCGTGTCGCAGCCGTCGCATTTCTACGTGCTGCGCTTCCTGCTCGGCGTGTTCGAAGCCGGCTTTTTTCCCGGCATCGTGCTGTACCTGACCTGGTGGTTCCCCGCGAACCGGCGCGCGGCGGCGATCTCGGTGTTCTTCGCGGGCGTCGCGGTGGCCGGCGTGCTCGGCGGCCTGATGTCGGGCTGGATCATGCGCGACATGAGCGGCGTGCTCGGGCTGCACGGCTGGCAATGGATGTTCGCGATCGAAGGCGCGCCGGCGATCCTGCTCGCGTTCGCCGCGTTCACGTTCCTCGTCGACCGGCCGCAGGATGCCGCGTGGCTCACGGCCGATGACAAGGCGCGCGTCGCCGCGCTGTGTGCGGACGGCCGCGGGCACGGCAGCGCGCACGACGGGCGCAGCCTCGCGGCCGCGCTCGCGAACCCGCGCGTGTACCTGTTCGCGTTCATCTATTTCTCGCTGACCTGCGCATCGCTGACGCTCAACTTCTGGATGCCGCTGATGATCCGCGACTTCGGCGTGACCGACGTCGTCGCCGTGAGCCTCTACACGGTCGTGCCGAATGCGGTCGGCGCGGTGGGGCTGATCCTGATCGCGCGTCGCTCGGACCGCACCGGCGAACGCCGCAAGCACTTCGCGTGCTGCACGATCGGCGGCGGTCTCGCGCTCGCGGCGCTGACGCTGCACCTGCACAGCTTCGCGGCGATGCTCGCGTGCCTGTCGATCGCGGCGACGCTGATCTTTGCCGCGCTGCCGATCTTCTGGGCCGTGCCGACCCGCTACCTGTCGGGCAACGCGGCCGCGGCCGGGATCGCGCTGATCAGCAGCATCGGGATCACGAGCGGCATCGTCAGCCCGTGGGTGATCGGGATCATTCGCACGCGCACGGGCAGCATGGATCTCGCCGTGTACCTGCTGGCCGCGCTGCTGGTTGCCAGCGGCGTCGCGCTGATGCTCGGCGTGAAGGGTGAAGCCGCGCAGCGCGACTGA
- a CDS encoding nuclear transport factor 2 family protein, which yields MMNVTLPSPLDVYLNAEANSDTAPLVHCFASDAVVHDEGRTIEGLEAIRAWKKDSKAKYQYRVEPLNVSQDGAVVTMRARLTGSFPGSPLELTYTFVLAGGKIASLEIRG from the coding sequence ATGATGAACGTGACCTTGCCGTCGCCGCTGGATGTCTATCTGAACGCGGAGGCCAATAGCGACACCGCTCCTCTCGTCCACTGCTTCGCTTCGGATGCCGTTGTGCATGACGAGGGACGCACGATCGAGGGGCTCGAAGCAATCCGGGCCTGGAAGAAAGACAGCAAAGCCAAGTACCAGTACCGCGTCGAACCGTTGAACGTGTCCCAGGATGGCGCGGTCGTGACGATGCGCGCCAGGCTCACCGGTTCCTTCCCCGGTAGCCCGCTCGAACTGACCTACACGTTTGTCTTGGCCGGCGGCAAGATCGCGTCTCTGGAGATTCGCGGATGA
- a CDS encoding GlxA family transcriptional regulator, whose product MHRIGFLISDGFQIMALAAQSVFEYANMGAGEAFYVMDNYSVDGGDVRSSLGLSVATRALRGRIDVDTWIVAGVNDPLASPAPAGVVAFLRRANARARRIAGICTGAFVLAEAGLLAQRRATTHWAFGRDMQRHYPETRVEEDRIYIVDGPVWTSAGMTAGLDLALAMVEKDLGADAARSVAHKLVMHQRRAGGQSQHSEMLELAPKSDRIQNALNYARQNLGRALTVEELADAVHLSPRQFSRVFTLETGQSPAKAIERLRLESARLMIEQSRHPLDVIAKENGFRDRRHMREAFVRGFGVPPQAMRRDARTDDRG is encoded by the coding sequence ATGCACCGAATCGGCTTTCTGATCAGCGACGGTTTCCAGATCATGGCGCTCGCCGCGCAGTCGGTGTTCGAATACGCGAACATGGGCGCGGGCGAGGCGTTCTACGTGATGGACAACTATTCGGTCGACGGCGGCGACGTGCGCTCGTCGCTCGGTCTGTCGGTCGCGACGCGCGCGCTGCGCGGGCGGATCGACGTCGATACGTGGATCGTCGCGGGCGTCAACGATCCGCTCGCTTCGCCGGCGCCGGCCGGCGTGGTTGCGTTCCTGCGCCGCGCGAACGCGCGTGCGCGGCGGATCGCAGGCATCTGCACGGGCGCATTCGTGCTGGCCGAGGCCGGGCTGCTGGCGCAGCGCCGCGCGACGACGCACTGGGCGTTCGGCCGCGACATGCAGCGGCACTACCCGGAGACTCGCGTCGAGGAGGACCGGATCTACATCGTCGACGGGCCGGTCTGGACGTCGGCCGGGATGACGGCCGGCCTCGACCTTGCGCTCGCGATGGTCGAAAAGGATCTCGGCGCCGATGCCGCGCGGTCGGTCGCGCACAAGCTGGTGATGCACCAGCGCCGGGCCGGCGGCCAGTCGCAGCATTCGGAAATGCTGGAACTCGCGCCGAAATCCGACCGGATCCAGAACGCGCTGAACTACGCGCGGCAGAACCTCGGCCGCGCGCTGACCGTCGAGGAGCTGGCCGATGCGGTCCACCTGAGCCCGCGGCAGTTCAGCCGCGTGTTTACGCTCGAAACGGGGCAGTCGCCGGCGAAGGCGATCGAGCGGCTGCGGCTCGAGTCCGCGCGGTTGATGATCGAACAGAGCAGGCATCCGCTCGACGTGATCGCGAAGGAGAACGGTTTTCGCGACCGCCGGCACATGCGCGAGGCGTTCGTGCGCGGGTTCGGCGTGCCGCCGCAGGCGATGCGGCGCGATGCGCGTACGGATGACCGGGGCTAG
- a CDS encoding sensor domain-containing diguanylate cyclase, which yields MRFRMFITEAGDAPATARGSANRQPALAPPPELEIVCRVARAHFGTAGAFVAHAEAGTQRVLAADGALPDRPPADFFPPHVERDPSADRRFVLPGANGSLQSDNTTPHAPQVVAACELVAPDGAALGTLCIVNAVALTLDATQCALLRDFAALAERALTRAIAEAALRERLGIVEEHSTLTTLALTESGTGVWDRNVETGEIHYSPAWKAMLGYAPHELSSRIEDAYQRLHPDDVDDVKATMLAHFERRTDNYEVEHRIRCKDGTYKWIRSRGKVISRDGIGRALRMVGTTTDITALRELATRLRDSAALVTDLTDQVPGLVFQLRQAADGRRTFTYASAGVSDIYELTPEQIARSAEAVETRIHPADLIAYRQSLHESSMRLTPWRLEYRVLLPGQGLRWREGDARPQRMADGGTVWHGFITDATDRKRIEAELHRMATTDHLTQLSNRHAFMRQSEAALRCVRATGRAAAVLMLDLDHFKALNDRWGHPLGDRALRHFARLLLAETGPDSIVGRVGGEEFAIVLPGSDLDTAIAFARRLQQRAMQARLIHEDQPVELTVSIGIDAMRESDFGAYQSLSRADKALYLAKDRGRNRIEVYRA from the coding sequence ATGCGGTTCCGTATGTTCATCACCGAGGCCGGCGACGCACCGGCCACCGCGCGCGGTTCGGCCAACCGTCAGCCGGCGCTTGCGCCGCCGCCCGAACTGGAAATCGTCTGCCGCGTCGCGCGTGCGCATTTCGGCACGGCCGGCGCCTTCGTTGCTCACGCCGAAGCCGGCACGCAACGCGTGCTTGCGGCCGACGGAGCGCTGCCCGACCGGCCTCCCGCCGATTTCTTCCCGCCACACGTCGAACGAGATCCGTCTGCCGACAGGCGATTCGTCCTGCCCGGCGCGAACGGCAGCCTGCAGTCCGACAACACCACGCCTCACGCTCCGCAAGTCGTCGCCGCCTGCGAACTGGTCGCGCCCGACGGCGCCGCGCTCGGCACGCTGTGCATCGTCAACGCTGTTGCCCTGACGCTCGACGCCACGCAATGCGCGCTGCTGCGCGACTTCGCCGCGCTGGCCGAACGCGCACTCACCCGCGCGATTGCGGAAGCCGCGTTGCGCGAACGGCTCGGCATCGTCGAGGAGCACAGCACGCTGACGACGCTCGCGCTGACCGAAAGCGGCACCGGCGTGTGGGACCGCAACGTGGAAACCGGCGAGATCCATTACTCGCCGGCCTGGAAGGCAATGCTCGGGTACGCGCCGCACGAACTGAGCAGCCGGATCGAGGATGCCTACCAACGGCTGCACCCGGACGATGTCGACGACGTGAAGGCCACGATGCTCGCGCACTTCGAGCGACGGACCGACAACTACGAGGTCGAGCACCGCATCCGCTGCAAGGACGGCACGTACAAGTGGATCCGCAGCCGCGGCAAGGTAATCAGCCGCGACGGTATCGGCCGTGCGCTGCGCATGGTCGGCACGACCACCGACATCACGGCGCTGCGCGAACTCGCCACGCGGCTGCGCGACTCGGCCGCGCTCGTCACGGACCTCACCGACCAGGTTCCCGGGCTCGTGTTCCAGCTGCGGCAGGCAGCCGACGGGCGCCGCACCTTTACCTATGCGAGTGCGGGTGTCAGCGACATCTACGAACTGACGCCCGAGCAGATCGCCCGCAGCGCGGAGGCGGTCGAGACGCGGATCCATCCGGCCGACCTGATCGCGTATCGGCAGTCGCTGCATGAGTCGTCCATGCGACTGACGCCGTGGCGCCTCGAATATCGCGTGCTGCTGCCCGGCCAGGGCCTGCGATGGCGCGAAGGCGATGCGCGCCCGCAACGCATGGCCGACGGCGGCACCGTGTGGCACGGCTTCATCACCGACGCGACCGACCGCAAGCGCATCGAGGCCGAACTGCACCGGATGGCGACGACCGACCACCTGACGCAACTGTCGAACCGCCACGCGTTCATGCGGCAGAGCGAAGCCGCGCTGCGCTGCGTGCGCGCGACCGGCCGGGCCGCCGCGGTGCTGATGCTCGACCTCGATCACTTCAAGGCGCTGAACGACCGCTGGGGCCATCCGCTCGGCGATCGCGCGCTCCGGCATTTCGCGCGACTGCTGCTCGCGGAAACCGGGCCGGACAGCATCGTCGGCCGGGTCGGCGGCGAGGAATTCGCGATCGTGCTGCCGGGATCGGACCTCGACACGGCGATTGCGTTTGCACGGCGCCTGCAGCAGCGCGCGATGCAGGCACGGCTCATTCACGAGGATCAGCCGGTCGAGCTGACCGTCAGCATCGGCATCGACGCGATGCGGGAGTCGGATTTCGGCGCATACCAGTCGCTGTCGCGCGCCGACAAGGCGCTCTATCTCGCGAAGGATCGCGGCCGCAACCGGATCGAGGTTTATCGGGCGTAG
- a CDS encoding SDR family NAD(P)-dependent oxidoreductase: protein MTQAHRGTALITGASSGIGAIYADRLARRGYDLILVARSRDRLAALAERITNDTQRSVEIVDADLNDRAALAAVETKLKQDASITLLVNNAGVGTHTPLLDSDVDAMTRMIDLNVTALTRLTYAAVPGFVARGRGAVINIASIVAISPETLNGVYGGSKAFVLAFSQSLHHELADKGVQVQAVLPGATATDFWQTAGLPLEHLPKEIVMPAADMVDAALVGFDRDELVTIPSLHAADEWDAYEAARRTMAPHLSTDTPAPRYAPAH, encoded by the coding sequence ATGACTCAAGCACATCGCGGTACCGCCCTCATTACCGGCGCCTCGTCGGGCATCGGCGCCATCTACGCCGACCGGCTCGCGCGCCGCGGCTACGACCTGATCCTGGTCGCGCGCAGCCGCGACCGGCTGGCCGCCCTCGCCGAACGCATCACGAACGACACGCAGCGCAGCGTCGAGATCGTCGACGCCGACCTCAACGACCGCGCGGCGCTCGCCGCCGTCGAAACGAAGCTGAAGCAGGACGCGAGCATCACGCTGCTCGTGAACAACGCGGGGGTCGGCACGCACACGCCGCTGCTCGACAGCGACGTCGACGCGATGACGCGGATGATCGACCTGAACGTGACCGCGCTCACGCGCCTCACCTACGCGGCCGTGCCCGGCTTCGTCGCCCGCGGTCGCGGTGCGGTGATCAACATCGCGTCGATCGTCGCGATCTCGCCGGAGACGCTGAACGGCGTGTACGGCGGCAGCAAGGCGTTCGTCCTCGCATTCAGCCAGTCGCTGCACCACGAGCTCGCCGACAAGGGCGTGCAGGTACAGGCGGTGCTGCCCGGCGCGACGGCCACCGATTTCTGGCAGACGGCCGGCCTGCCGCTCGAGCACCTGCCGAAGGAAATCGTGATGCCGGCGGCGGACATGGTCGACGCGGCGCTGGTCGGCTTCGATCGTGACGAACTCGTGACGATTCCGTCGCTGCACGCGGCCGACGAATGGGATGCGTACGAGGCCGCGCGCCGCACGATGGCGCCGCACCTGTCGACCGATACGCCGGCGCCGCGCTACGCACCGGCGCACTGA
- a CDS encoding winged helix-turn-helix transcriptional regulator: MPNRKAYTPATAAIDVEAAFKLLEGRWKLVILFHLFGGQVRRFSELEKLIPGVTQKMLAQQLRRLEEDGIVTRTVYHEVPPKVDYRLTDWGQALCPALDAILKWAECRQDFPSAAPSVRTQG; the protein is encoded by the coding sequence ATGCCTAACCGAAAAGCCTACACTCCCGCGACCGCCGCGATCGATGTCGAGGCCGCATTCAAGCTGCTGGAAGGACGCTGGAAGCTGGTCATCCTGTTTCACCTTTTCGGTGGCCAAGTGCGACGCTTTTCGGAGCTCGAGAAGCTGATCCCCGGCGTCACGCAAAAGATGCTTGCCCAACAGCTACGCCGGCTCGAAGAGGACGGCATTGTGACGCGCACGGTCTATCATGAGGTGCCACCGAAGGTGGACTACCGTCTAACTGATTGGGGGCAGGCGCTGTGCCCGGCACTGGACGCGATCCTGAAATGGGCGGAGTGCCGCCAAGACTTTCCATCGGCCGCACCGAGCGTGCGTACCCAAGGCTGA
- a CDS encoding MarR family winged helix-turn-helix transcriptional regulator, which yields MLPFDQPLGIDQCNCFAVRKASRQISRLYDNHLEPAGLRITQFLTLAALDEVGSAAVNALAERLDIERTAMGKMVGFLERDGFVAIKPSPTDGRSRLVELTEEGRRLHKKAAPLWREAQREFEQLNGVENVTALREGLRGVVVGDVTVRPPGD from the coding sequence ATGTTGCCGTTCGACCAACCGCTTGGAATCGATCAATGCAACTGCTTCGCAGTGAGGAAGGCGAGCAGGCAGATATCGCGCCTCTACGATAACCATCTCGAGCCGGCGGGCCTGCGCATTACGCAATTCCTCACCCTGGCCGCACTGGACGAGGTGGGAAGTGCCGCGGTGAACGCCCTTGCCGAACGGCTCGATATCGAACGGACGGCGATGGGGAAGATGGTTGGCTTCCTTGAGCGCGACGGCTTTGTCGCGATCAAGCCCTCGCCCACGGACGGTCGAAGCCGCCTTGTCGAGCTCACCGAAGAAGGACGGCGCCTGCACAAAAAGGCGGCCCCGCTATGGCGGGAAGCGCAGCGGGAGTTCGAGCAGCTGAACGGCGTAGAGAATGTCACGGCGCTGCGGGAGGGGCTTAGAGGAGTGGTCGTCGGCGATGTGACGGTACGCCCGCCCGGGGACTGA
- a CDS encoding SDR family oxidoreductase, giving the protein MSATFELQGLRALVTGGTKGIGKAVVAYLCEAGANVLATARSRSDELAEERFIGADITTAEGCKTVVDAVLDRLGGVDIVVHVAGGSSAPAGGFRVLDDDEWNKALNLNLFPAVRIDRALLPSMLEQRSGVIIHVTSIQRQLPLPEATIAYAAAKAALSNYSKALSKEVSPKGVRVVRVSPGWVETEAAENLVARIAGQNGTDMDGARKVIMDSLGGIPLGRPCAPREVAELVGFLVSARASAITGTEYVIDGGTVPTA; this is encoded by the coding sequence ATGAGCGCTACATTCGAACTTCAAGGCCTTCGCGCACTTGTCACGGGCGGGACCAAAGGCATCGGCAAAGCCGTTGTCGCATACCTTTGCGAGGCGGGCGCGAACGTCCTCGCGACTGCGCGTTCTCGTTCCGATGAACTTGCCGAAGAAAGGTTCATCGGTGCGGACATCACGACGGCCGAAGGATGTAAAACCGTTGTCGACGCCGTACTCGACCGGCTCGGCGGCGTCGATATAGTCGTGCACGTGGCTGGTGGCTCATCTGCGCCGGCGGGTGGCTTCAGGGTGCTCGACGACGACGAATGGAACAAGGCATTGAACCTGAATCTGTTCCCGGCGGTACGCATCGATCGCGCGCTGCTACCCTCAATGCTCGAGCAGCGCTCGGGCGTCATCATCCACGTCACGTCGATCCAGCGGCAATTGCCGTTGCCGGAAGCCACGATTGCCTATGCCGCCGCCAAGGCTGCCCTATCGAACTACAGCAAGGCGTTGTCCAAGGAAGTCAGTCCGAAAGGCGTTCGGGTCGTGCGTGTCTCCCCGGGTTGGGTCGAGACAGAAGCCGCCGAGAATCTCGTCGCCAGGATTGCCGGGCAGAACGGCACCGACATGGACGGCGCTCGGAAAGTCATCATGGATTCGCTCGGTGGCATTCCTCTTGGCCGGCCATGCGCTCCCCGGGAAGTGGCAGAGCTCGTCGGTTTCCTCGTCTCCGCGCGCGCCAGCGCCATCACCGGCACCGAGTACGTCATCGACGGCGGAACCGTTCCGACTGCGTGA